In Phocoena sinus isolate mPhoSin1 chromosome 10, mPhoSin1.pri, whole genome shotgun sequence, a single genomic region encodes these proteins:
- the LOC116761131 gene encoding LOW QUALITY PROTEIN: protein HP-20 homolog (The sequence of the model RefSeq protein was modified relative to this genomic sequence to represent the inferred CDS: deleted 1 base in 1 codon), which translates to MATVVFQKGGCAGPPGAPGYPGPPGLRGEKFFQGIPGLPGLPGPPGPSVKCPCNRTSAFTAKLSDKLPSPLKPVTFTEVLYNTQRNLQEDTGVFTGRVPGNSHFLSDVELQHCKVIVRLMRNKSSVLEKRQVSAKESRNLSGMLSLPLSIGKKVWLEAEAETKKPEQATATIYFSGLLT; encoded by the exons ATGGCAACTGTTGTCTTTCAGAAAGGAGGATGTGCTGGACCTCCAGGGGCACCAGGATATCCAGGACCTCCAGGTTTGAGAGGTGAGAAAT TTTTCCAAGGGATACCAGGTTTACCAGGATTGCCAGGACCTCCAGGACCAAGTGTAAAATGCCCGTGCAACAGAACGTCCGCCTTCACTGCGAAGCTCAGTGACAAGCTGCCTTCACCTTTGAAGCCTGTTACCTTCACAGAGGTCCTGTACAATACCCAGAGAAACCTACAGGAGGACACTGGGGTCTTCACAGGCAGGGTGCCGGGAAATTCCCATTTCCTCTCTGATGTGGAGCTCCAGCACTGCAAGGTGATCGTTCGGCTGATGAGGAACAAAAGTTCTGTCTTAGAAAAGCGTCAGGTCTCCGCCAAAGAGTCCAGGAATCTCTCTGGCATGTTGAGCCTGCCGCTGAGCATAGGCAAGAAGGTGTGGCTAGAAGCAGAAGCGGAAACCAAGAAGCCAGAGCAA GCCACAGCTACAATCTATTTCTCTGGTCTCCTGACATAG